The Pseudoalteromonas sp. N1230-9 genome segment GAAATAGCATTACGGACTAGATTGGTTTGCTCAGGATTATTATAAGTAGATGGAATAGACTCATCTTCATGCACATACACTTCGGGCGCTAAGCTTTCATCAAGTCCTGCACTTAATGCAATCCCTTTAGAGATACGTTTAATTGCTGCGATTTGTTGTAATCGCACTTCAGGGTTATAACTACGAAGCGTTAATTGCAGTTTAACTTCATCTGAAATGACATTGTGTTTAGAGCCACCGTGAATTGAGCCAACGGTGATCACTGATGGCTCTAATGGTGACAATTCTCTGCTAGTGATCGTTTGTAGTGCTAATACAATACGCGAAGCAATCACAACAGGGTCAATGGTTGTGTGTGGGTAAGCACCGTGACCGCCTTTACCCTTTACAGTAATATCAACTGAGTCAACACTTGCCATTGTGTACTCATTTTTCATGCTGATTTTACCAGCTGGAACACTGGCACTGACATGTAAAGCAATAACGTGGTTAGGCGTAGGGTACTTGGTAAAAAGTCCTTCTTTAAGCATTGCTTTTGCACCACCGCCTACTTCTTCAGCGGGTTGTGCGACCATCATTAATGTACCTTGCCACTGATCTTTGTGTGTCATTAACTGTTGGGCTGTGCCAATAAACGAACTCATGTGAATATCATGACCACAGCCATGCATTACACCTACAGTTGAGCCTTCGTCGTTTGTAACCGTTACTTTTGAAGCGTACGGTTTACCAGTTTGTTCAACA includes the following:
- a CDS encoding M20 metallopeptidase family protein; the protein is MKLSVISAALLLLTPITQATTLDLNLQKTMPEIEKLYLDLHQSPELSYHEKQTSKKLAKRLTKLGFEVTDNVGGYGVVGIYKNGTGPTVMIRTDTDGLPIVEQTGKPYASKVTVTNDEGSTVGVMHGCGHDIHMSSFIGTAQQLMTHKDQWQGTLMMVAQPAEEVGGGAKAMLKEGLFTKYPTPNHVIALHVSASVPAGKISMKNEYTMASVDSVDITVKGKGGHGAYPHTTIDPVVIASRIVLALQTITSRELSPLEPSVITVGSIHGGSKHNVISDEVKLQLTLRSYNPEVRLQQIAAIKRISKGIALSAGLDESLAPEVYVHEDESIPSTYNNPEQTNLVRNAISNAIGKSNVLETDAVMAGEDFGLYGRTDKNIPITLFWLGGVEPSQYDAAMQSGATLPSLHSSKFAPDYKKALPTGITAMSNAAVALFNKQ